The following nucleotide sequence is from Zea mays cultivar B73 chromosome 1, Zm-B73-REFERENCE-NAM-5.0, whole genome shotgun sequence.
CTGTGGGGATTTTTGTGGTCTGCACACTTCACTGTGGTTGGTCCTGTGATGATGTATTTGTGAAAAAAAAAACTTTGGGTAGGGGGCAGAGATGATTTGGCTGTACAATGTGAGGCTTGATTCTGCCAAAGGCTGGCCTTCAGAACTAGGAAGGGTGTCTGTTATCTTCTTTTGTTGCTTGGAGACCTTGTGCTTGTGTTGGTTGGAATTTTGTTGCCTATGTAACTAGTGGTGTATGACAGTTATGCTATTGGTTTCTTTGTGTTGGTGCCTTCCTCCCCATATGGGCGGCCCTGTATTTGCCGCAGCCGAGTGCGCTGCCGAAGCGAAAGCGCCTTCGACTTCCGGGTGGTCAGGAGATGATCGACGGTGGTTTGCCCTTGCCCCTGTGGTTTTCTCCACTAGTGGCAGATAAAAGTAGAACTCAAGGTAGCCGGAGTGCACGAGTGCGTCTCCAATGGAGACAGTCTGGAGAACTGTAGCCGTCCGTCTATCTGATACAGTACGTACGTAGGCCTCCAGTTGAGACTGGCAAGCACAATCCCTGTTGGTTGTCCGAGTGTAAAAAAAAGGCCGTGTGTTCGCTTCTAGTGCGCCGTCCCTTTGGTTTGGAGGATCGGGCTGGAAAAGCTGAGGTCCCAAGTTGCCGGCGAGGCTGTTCATGGTGATGGATATCTGGAGGAAGATCTCGGATGGGCTATGGTCCTCTCATCTGACGCGACTGGAGCGGCGTCGACGGATCCGGATCGTGTGACTGGCTGAGGCTGTGGGGCTTTCCTTGGTGAAATGAAAAATTGCGCTTCCATTGTTGTTTGGTAAGTAGGGCTATCCTATCCTGCTGCATGGAGCATGGTCGGCTGTAGACACCACCGTGTCTTGGTAGCAAGCGGCGAGTGACAAACTCCAGGACTCGTTTAGTTTTTGAGCATACATCGGTAGATACGTTTCTTTGGTGAGTATTTAAATCCCCAAAATTGAATAGAGagcaatttaatctccttcatttCTCTCAATCCACCTCTAGCCGAAAATtcgtaaggccttgttcgtttatgTCGGATTACACCCGAAACCGTTACAGCTAattaaagtttatataaattagaaaaCAATCCGGTTAAGAATCGTTCTGACCCACTAAAACGGTAAACCAGCTCAAGTTTCATCTGATGGCAGAAATTATGAAATGGAGCACCAGTaacctttcctctctctctcttttttaacGCAGTAACCGATGGGTGCTTCCAATTGCCTGATGGAATGGAAGACAAAAGCCTCGCCCTCGGACACGGGCTTTCGGTCAGTTTGACGTGAtttattttacaggttctttatgGATTTAAGTACAAGCAGTTTAACTGCTTTTTAAAAATGAAATAAAAGTAGACAACAAAATGAAATTGTTTTTCACCGGCTTCTTAGATAACATGTGCCAAACAGGGTTGATGGCCATCATACCATATCCTCACGAGCGCGAGGCAGCAACCTACCCTCGGATGGTAATGCCATGTTCAGCAGATCCTCCGTCCCATCTCACACCTCATTCATTATTTCAAAATTCACTCTTGTAAACGGCATCATCTACAGTTCTGTTTTTCCTATTTTACGCTATCGGTTAAAGACAGCCTAATGAAATTTTACACTGAAAATTTAAAGATGAATCATACTAAGATCAGACTCTATTTTCATTTATGTTTGAACAAAATTAATTAAAAACCAAAATGAATCGTGAATAAACATTTAGATCGTAATCCATCACCTCCCCTAAACAGACCCCATCACATTGGCACCTTGCTAGAAGATGATCCAACGGCCTGTCCGCTTCCAAGCTGTAAACATCACAGAAATATAATGCCAAAGCACACCCTAGTCTACTGATGAGAGTAACTCATATTtcttaaaaaataaaataaatccTCTCTATTTCATAGACTACAGAGTGGACTTTCCCTAGAAACTACAGTGCCACTAGTATATATAAAAACAAATACTCTCGCGTTCATAAATATACGACACCGttaattttttaaaaaaactttaaCCACTTAATTAAAAAATAATAAGTTATCATttaatttttttttattttgttttatcGATTAAGGTAGTTTGTACTACACCTAAAATTTTACATTTTGAATAAAACAAGTGGTCAAAGTTTTCAAAAataattaatgatgtcatatattTGTGAAGTAGTAGATTTTTACCCCCAATTTACAATTTTCATGTACAATACCAGTTGCAAGTTCCCCACGAGCCCAAGCTGCGAACTCCAAAAGGTTGTACAAAAAGAATCGCATTTCTTTCTAGTTATTTTCGTTTTCATTGCTTTAGAGGGGATCTTCGCTGTACCAGTGACATGTAGGCACGGGCTGATGGGGGCAGCTCAACAACCAAGGACCCGGCCTGGCCCCCACCCGTCAGACAAACAACCGGCCAACCACTGCTGACGCTACGGCAAGAACCCGCCACCGCCGCGGCCTCCGCtggcggcggcggaggaggacGAGGAGGCGGCGAGGACGGCCTCCAGGACGACGGCCTCGCACTTGCGGCACCGCTTGGGCGGCGCCGGGTCGTCCAGGACGATGGGGCGGCGGCAGGACGGGCAGGACGAGTTGGAGCGCAGCCAGGTGTCGACGCACGCGACATGGAACCCGTGCCCGCACTGCGGCATCACGCGCACCTCCTCCCGCTCGCCGAACTCCGCCAGGCAGATGGCGCACTCCGCCAGCAGCTCCTGCTCCTCCTCGCCCTCCGCCGCCGGCGCCGCGCCCCGGGCCGCCGCGGCCGCCGCCACCGCGTCCGCGTACGCCAGCCTCGGAAGCGCCTTCAGCGCCTTCTTCTTCAGCCCCTTGCTGGCGGCGGCCGCGCTCGCGGTCGCGGTCGTGGTCGTGGCGGCCGCGCTCGCGCCGGTGGCCTGGTGGTGCGCGTGGTGGCGGTGCCCGCTGCCGCCGTCGCTCGAGGGGGAAGCCGGGGCGCCGTCGCCCCCCGCGCCAGCGCCCCTGTTGCGCCGGGATCGGGCGCAGCGGGCGACGGCGGCGAGCCCCACGACGCAGATCAGCGCGCAGAGCAGCGCGGCGAGGATCACCACCACATCGGAGTTGACGGCCGCGGGCGGGTCGGCGGGCGGGATGCCCGGGATGCGTTTGGGGTTCGGGTCGGGGATGGCGCCGCCGCTGTCGCTGCTGCTCTGGAGGAGGCGCCGCGAGTACGACAGCCGGAGCATCGCCGGCGTCGGTCGCGCGCCGGTGGGTGGTGGGGCGTCTACGTTAAAAAAGTGGAGCGGCGAGAGGACGGAAAGGGAGGTCCCGGTCTTGGGGGGTTGGGATGGTTAATGACGGAGAGGGCAAGCGTCCTCGTGTAGGGAGTGGGAGGACTGCCGGACTGCCTGAGCTGTGGCGAAACTCGGAAGGGCGCAATTGACGACTATGCCCTTCGTGTTCCCCGCATTGCAAGCTTCCTACAATATACACTAGCTCTTGGAGGTGAAAACAATCCAACTACATTATTGGTCCTAGACTCCTAGCAACACTTTGCATCGGTTGGCTCTGCGCCTCTATCATGCTGGCATAACAAGGTCCGTGGTGCAAATATGCACTTAATACAAGAACTTTAACACCTAATACTAGGAGAAAGGTGTTCGAACCAAAATTGAGCGGCggactgaggccggacggtccgcggtccggacggtccgcgcctgtgggccggacggtccgcgcgtgcgcagaacagattagggttccgagttttgtgctacggttgttagctatattcgcgggattagctcggaatcagttgtgtaaagggtccagcccccctcctctataaatagagaggtctacggccgatttgtaatcatcatcaatcgaatcaatacaacttttactcgcattttatcctaggagtagttctagtctagtttaggtttagccactcgatccccaaattctccgtctctcctcgactctacgtcgattagaggagtctaggtcggcctgcccgagcctagacaccacctaggatctctactccccgacggggtccctcccgggagcgagatccaggcgccgtcggcgattttccgccgtccctgcgtacgtgcggaccgtccggccccagggcgcggaccgtccggccgtcaggcagaagtcccagcagcgcaccaggccgcggaccgtccggccccaggccgcggacagtccgcccttgcgcagagagcaccaccgcgcctcgcaccaggccgcggaccgtccggcccctgcgcgcggaccgtccgcccctgtgcagagggcaccgccacggttcttgttgagtgtttggcgctccgaaaaggcgtcaacatacttttggcgactccgctggggaaaacatatctaagctcatcaaatcggccctcaatggccggttcaagggatagctctgatatttctccaagcaacatcatagagccgacttgggaaaccttgccggctgacgagcagctccagttcgaggagcacaaggagcggatgatccaggaggcgaaagcaaagttcttgaccaacttcaaagtggacaggaacaacaaggtcgtccgacatcgggcgacggatccggcttcgctccaacccacgccagatatccccaatgtaagtaataccaacgatctgcaatctcttaaaaattatgtagaagatcagcgtgaacaaatgcataacatcatagggggtatgcaaagcgattttaagagactagtacgtgcatttgataaatctagtaccgcaaattttccttcgcacgaggttgagttaggagataacgcatgtaacacatcggctacaggttgtcacgaccagtcacaacccctttatgggatgccgatggacacataccctaatcaaccgcaaatcggcagcaaaccagccgatctgcacatgcccggaccgtccgcacgtgagcgcggaccgtccgggccagcaacagtggggcctatttttaatgagttacctagatatgcgcccgagccaccacacacggcacagaacctaaactacccagtcggaccgtccgcgtacaacaacggacggtccgcacataatcacggacggtccgggtcaatgtccggacagtccgcacatgacctttttgaggaggattgttaccggaatcctcacccgtcccagcagcacttcccatcgcactatacaatgcatcaacccattaattcaagatccagagcccaggaaagctttccggccccacccaggaggccggaaagaaacgatcaaacctatgacccatatagggcaaatgaaaatgcaccacgtaactcgaaccaatggggggaaagacagcatgctaatatccagccaaccccacctatgtttgaccagagagccggtggtctcgcaccggctgccattgatatagtaagggaagaaatagctggggcgtttcgagataagctcggagtaagcatggtccctggggggcaatcatatcggaaaccttatgacagccgatttgatcaccacccatacccacagggaaccaggatacccgaattcgcaaagttttcgggtgatcaagggaaaaacacacgcgaacatataggccagttcttagcacaattgggagaattggccgacacagaggcatttcgcgtacgtttattttcattatcgctaacaggaaccgcgtttgcatggtatgccactttacctcctaattccatttcatcatggggggatctagaacaaaaatttcatgatcattttttctccggtgattatgagttggatttggtagatttagtgtcgttgcgacaaacaaaagatgaatcggttaatgattacatccggagattccgagatacaagaaaccgatgctttcaaattcatttagcagagaaacagctagtaggattagcctttaatggtctgcgatattatttaaaagaaagattagaaggcattcaattctttacactagcacaattacaccagagagctttggcttgtgaaagccgaagcaaagaaactgctaaagcaattcgtcacaacgtgcatgtagtagaatgcgaccaaagtagctcagaagacgaatcaacagaagtgtatgctgctgaaatggtttggccaaagcaggccaaatcttcggcttgtgcctccttacagccggttcaaaagaaacggcaagaggaggttaagtttacatttaatgttggtaagtgtgatagaatatttgatgaattacttaaaaatggcaacattaaaataaatcacactgttccatccgccgacgagctaaaacgtcgtgcatattgcaagtggcataactcgttttctcatgccactaatgattgtaatgtattccgtcgacagattcaatcggccattaacgaaggacgattgaaatttcaggaaatgcaggtggacacggagccctttccaatgaacatgatcgactttaagggcaagaaagtcctgactcggccaaacacagccgatgaaggcaaaggcaaagaaatagtcattggcgatgcaagagaggccggtgggaatcataaaacttcttgcagaaaagtggtggccgagaagactcctgatggaggggagaccttgaaggtgaccatcacagcctctggcgttggggggcaaacacagacagggagacaggcgcaagaacccattctgcgcatcgcggacggtccgccatccagacgcggacggtccgacgcttctccggacggtccggcgaactccagcggatggtccggccgtgctcaggacccgcagcaaccacgtaccttcaaaccacgacgacccgagataggtacgtggaaaacaaatacatttaaagcagctggtcggctgatcaagcctggcccgactttcgatcaattgttgtctaaatacgtgaaaaagaaggccgaccccagtgaccggccaccaaagcgaccccgctcacccattcatgagcaacgtcaggtcaggccgattggaccacctcaccaatcggaagaaatgaaaggtcctatcgtacaattgagacctaacataccgacatggacccctccaccccttatccatctatgccatatccatacacatacttacctccaccatatgtcccaaatcagatgtggggcatgccaccatatccatttgggatgcctcagtaccccgcctggggggcaccccaaacatccgtttttgataggttggcgccgccagtgcaagaccgattgagcgctgctgaatttggtcaccaggcacaggcccaacaagattgccggactactcgacctcctaggccgaccaatccggcaggggggcatatgcctgtagcaactcaaagaacaacgaaaaaagacatcatcaaaataggcactacagatgttgtcatacagggggacaataaagggccgatgatttttggtgaatcggccaacgcaACCAAAAAGGATaacacaaccaaaaaggatacggctatcgtcaaaacagccgatccaaaatactccatgcctcgatggtgcccggcgggattgacacgatcccaaaagagaaaattacagcgcctaagagtgaaggagagccaggagaaagaggcggaaaagatattcaatgacacgcatccactatacccgccaccgcaaaagaaatggagaccaaaggccgtcgagaaaaaacaaacgaccacggaaatagaaagtcaacctgcaccaggcgcggaccgtccggcccctgcgcacggaccgtccggctttcaccaggaagcgtctggacaacctgcaccaggcgcggaccgtccggcctccgcgcgcggaccgtccgccgttcaccaggaggcccccgacgacacgacaacatcaatggaggaggacgacctgctgggagaagacctggtcgactacgaggcttctccagaacgcccaggtatggatgtaaatatcatTACATTTTCTgctgattgtactattatcggcgacgatgaacctgttgttgcccagtttgattttggtcctaaagaagccgcctttaccaaACCAAAGGAATCAGTAAAtcgtttaaagccgctcttcgtgcgcggtcacattgatgggataccgattgctaagatgttggtagacggaggggcggctgtaaatctaatgccttattcattatacagaaaattaggaaaacaagatgacgaacttgtcaagaccaacatgaccctcagcggtgttggaactgatagttcgatcaaagccaggggagtcacgtccgttgaattaaccatcgggactaagacccttgctgctgcattcttcgtcgctgatgtagaaggaaattacagtttaattctaggcagagattggattcacgccaatcaatgtataccttctacattacatcaaatgctaatacaatgggtaggcgatgacatagaacaagtacatgctgatgtatcggcctgcatcgctgtggccgatgcccctgtactctggacttatgagactgctacatgtctcacaggagtagacttttctgattatcaattcataagtatagataagaaaggtttcattcctgtaatgctagagccgatggagaatcggctaaatcctaaataaagttaaatgatgaatacacacaaagttcatgagtctttggtcacggacagttcggccgccaaagccggatggtctggtctttcacaaaagagttcggactttaagaccgaacatctaccacagcgaaaaaACAGTATtatggatgatccggtccccgagaccggaaagtctgCCATCacgcaaagatcatctgattcctctgtgggggacatgatagaggaattcagagatcttgataaactaggacaggggtttacatcggccgatcctttggaggagattgacataggagatggtaaaactccaaggccgacttttgtaaacaagaccctggagaccgattctagaaatgagatgatcggtctattgaaggaatattcagattgttttgcttggaattacactgaaatgcctggactaagccgagaaattgtcgaacatcggctgcctattaagcctggtttcagacctttcaagcagaaagctagaacatttcgtccagatcttctcccacgaataaaggacgaaatccaccggctgctagaagctaattttattagaccttgcagatacgcagagtgggtctccaatattgtgccggtggagaagaaggagtcaggtaagcttagagtatgcattgattttcgtaatttaaataaagcaactcctaaggatgaatatcccatgcccatagccgatacattaatcaataatgcatcaggaaatagaattattagcttccttgatggtaatgccggatataatcagatttttatggccgaacaagatgcgtctaaaacggcctttatatgtccaggcttcattggtttatttgaatgggttgtcatgacattcggtcttaaaaatgctggtgctacttatcagagggctatgaatctgatcttccatgagttgttaggaaacactgtggaagtctacattgatgatattgtagtcaaatcggctgagtttagttctcatatagctgatttgcgcaaagcctttgataaaatgcgttggtatggtttaaaaatgaacccacataaatgtgcttttggagtgtcggctggtaagtttttaggatttgtcatccatgaacatggtatagaaatagaccctgaccgaatcaagtctattcggaatgtggggcctccgacgtgtaaggtcgaagtgcagaggtttcttggcaaggtgaattatttacgaaggtttatttctaacttagccgggaagattgatgccttcacccctatccttcggcttaagaatgatgctgaattcacttggggggcagagcagcagaaagcatttgatctcattaaaaaatacttgtcttcggctcccgtgttaaaagcaccacaagtaggagcaccattcagattatacattgcagttgaagacaaggttattggggctgttctgacaaaagaaactgaggggaaggagcatgtggtgacatatctaagccgaaggttggtggatgctgaaacaaggtacacttttattgaaaagttatgcttatgcttgttttatgcatgcaccaaatgtagatgttatttactgtctagtcattgcactgtttctggtcaagccgatgtaatcaagtacatgttgcataacccaattatgagtggtagaattggtaagtgggcttatgcactcatagaatatgacttggcttatgaaccattgaaatctatgaaaggccaagtcatagcagattttattgtagaacatcgggttaatgatattcatgaactagacatatcatacctcactattactccttggactttatattttgatggatcagtttgcaatgaagggcaaggaattggcattgtgcttgtttcaccaagtaatgtctcctttgacttctctagccgattgaaaacgtattgcactaataatcaagctgaatatgaggccctcctattcggtttagaactgttaaatggtatgggagtaaaacatgtgaaggtatttggtgattctcagctggttgtccaacaagtgttagaagaatatcaatgtcttgatggtactctaaatagttatcttgagaaatgttggagcataatccattcttttgatgaattcagtattcagcatatctctagagttgagaatcatagagctaacaacttggcacaagatgcatcgggttatcggataaagagagggaaatttcacaaaactgaaaatctgataaccagtgcagagccaaattcacaggtcgcggaccgtccgcttgttgacgccggaccgtccgaggttaccagaagggttctcttaatcgattcggctgacgatgaagccgatacaagtgattggaggacacctatacttaattatttgcaaaatcccaatatcaggacagataagaacattcggcgaacagctttcaagtatgtgttgatgagtgatgaactttaccgccgaacggttaatgatatcctgcttaagtgcttgggcccagatgatgctatattagccatggccgaagtacatgaaggaatttgtggtacccatcaatcagctccaaagatgaagtggttgtttcgaaggtctggtttttattggcctagtatgacagctgattgtttcaagtactacaaggggtgccaagtgtgtcaaaaattcggcgacctacagttggtccctgcagccgaattacatcctatcatcaagccttggccattcagaggatggggattagactttattggagaaattcatccttcatcatcaaaggggcatcggtttgtgtagttgccactgactatttcaccaaatggactgaagccgttgctctaaagaacatgacgtacaacgaggtaattgagttcataactgagcatattattcatagattcggcattccccagaccttgactacagatcaaggtacttcttttatgtcaaaggaggtacgtgaatttgctgaattatacagaattaagctacttaattcgtctccatattatgcttaggccaatggacaggccgagtctagtaataggacgttgattaatttgataaagaaaAATGTATTTGATAATCCtagacattggcataagattttgtctgaagctttatgggctcatagaatatctaagcatagtgctactaaagtatctccttttgagcttgtctatgggcaggaagcagtgttacctgtggaaataagtttgaatgctgtcaggtttgccagacaaaatgatctaactgctactgattattataattcaatgatggataatattgatgaggtgaccgacaagaggatgatagctttgggagcaatagaaaaggacaagatcatggtagccagggcctacaacaagaaggtcaaagcaaaatcattccaagtaggagacttggtgtggaagaccattctacctctaaggaataaagaccgaaagttcgggaaatggtcgccaagctgggagggtccttataaagtgaaacaggtgatgtctggtaacgcttatttactacaaacattacaaggcaaggatttacctaaggctttaaatgggcgtttcctcaaacagtaccatcctagtatgtggcaagatgcctaagaaaaccgatgtgatcacatcgagttagttgcttttggttcgcccagctccaccaaaaggcaggggggcatatgttcgaaccaaaattgagcggcggactgtccggccctgaggccggacggtccgcggtccggacggtccgcgcctgtgggccggacggtccgcgcgtgcgcagaacagattagggttccgagttttgtgctacggttgttagctatattcgcgggattagctcggaatcagttgtgtaaagggtccagcccccctcctctataaatagagaggtctacggccgatttgtaatcatcaacaatcgaatcaatacaacttttactcgcattttatcctaggagtagttctagtctagtttaggtttagccactcgatccccaaattttccgcctctcctcgactctacgtcgattagaggagtctaggtcggcctgcccgagcctag
It contains:
- the LOC103637601 gene encoding RING-H2 finger protein ATL80, giving the protein MLRLSYSRRLLQSSSDSGGAIPDPNPKRIPGIPPADPPAAVNSDVVVILAALLCALICVVGLAAVARCARSRRNRGAGAGGDGAPASPSSDGGSGHRHHAHHQATGASAAATTTTATASAAAASKGLKKKALKALPRLAYADAVAAAAAARGAAPAAEGEEEQELLAECAICLAEFGEREEVRVMPQCGHGFHVACVDTWLRSNSSCPSCRRPIVLDDPAPPKRCRKCEAVVLEAVLAASSSSSAAASGGRGGGGFLP